A section of the Pygocentrus nattereri isolate fPygNat1 chromosome 18, fPygNat1.pri, whole genome shotgun sequence genome encodes:
- the LOC108441066 gene encoding spindlin-Z codes for MKTPFGKNAGQRSRADAGHAGVSANMMKKKNSHKKHKSTVGPTKVSQPRRNIVGCRIQHIWKEGSGAASQWKGTVLDQVPVNPSLYLIKYDGFDCVYGLELHKDERVQGLEVLPDRLASTRISDAHLADTMIGKAVEHMFETEEGSKDEWRGMVLARAPIMNTWFYITYEKDPVLYMYQLLDDYKDGDLRIMPDSNDSPPAEREPGEVVDSLVGKQVEYAKEDGTKRTGMVIHQVEAKPSVYFIKFDDDFHIYVYDLVKTS; via the exons ATGAAGACCCCATTCGGGAAGAACGCAGGCCAGAGATCCAGAGCTGATGCAG GACATGCTGGTGTCTCTGCAAAtatgatgaagaaaaagaatTCGCACAA AAAACACAAGAGCACCGTCGGACCTACCAAGGTGTCCCAGCCACGGCGGAACATAGTAGGCTGCCGCATTCAGCACATTTGGAAGGAGGGCAGTGGAGCAGCCTCTCAGTGGAAAGGAACAGTGCTAGACCAAGTGCCCGTTAACCCATCGTTGTACCTTATCAAGTACGATGGCTTCGACTGTGTTTACGGGTTGGAGCTGCATAAAGATGAGCGAGTGCAGGGGCTGGAGGTCCTGCCAGACCGTCTAG CATCTACGCGCATAAGTGATGCCCACCTGGCTGACACTATGATAGGCAAGGCCGTCGAGCATATGTTTGAGACTGAAGAGGGCTCAAAAGACGAGTGGCGGGGGATGGTGCTGGCCAGAGCTCCTATTATGAACACATGGTTTTATATCACATATGAAAAAGACCCCGTCCTCTACATGTATCAGCTCCTCGATGACTACAAGGATGGAGACCTGAGGATCATGCCAGATTCAA ATGACTCGCCCCCAGCGGAACGGGAGCCCGGAGAGGTAGTGGACAGCCTCGTCGGGAAGCAGGTGGAGTATGCCAAAGAGGATGGCACGAAACGGACTGGCATGGTCATCCACCAGGTGGAGGCCAAGCCCTCCGTTTATTTCATCAAGTTCGATGACGACTTTCACATTTACGTGTACGACTTGGTGAAAACGTCATAG